A window of the Gossypium hirsutum isolate 1008001.06 chromosome A05, Gossypium_hirsutum_v2.1, whole genome shotgun sequence genome harbors these coding sequences:
- the LOC107959211 gene encoding ruvB-like protein 1, whose amino-acid sequence MDKMKIEEVQSTAKKQRIATHTHIKGLGLDATGNAIPLTAGFVGQAEAREAAGLVVDMIRQKKMAGRALLLAGPPGTGKTALALGISQELGSKVPFCPMVGSEVYSSEVKKTEVLMENFRRAIGLRIKENKEVYEGEVTELSLEETESVTGGYGKSISHVIIGLKTVKGTKQLKLDPTIYDALIKEKVAVGDVIYIEANSGAVKRVGRSDTFATEFDLEAEEYVPLPKGEVHKKKEIVQDVTLHDLDAANARPQGGQDILSLMGQMMKPRKTEITDKLRQEINKVVNRYIDEGVAELVPGVLFIDEVHMLDMECFSYLNRALESSLSPIVIFATNRGICNVRGTDMNSPHGIPVDLLDRLVIIRTQIYGPSEMIQILAIRAQVEELVVDEESLALLGEIGQSTSLRHAVQLLSPASIVAKMNGRDGICKADLEEVSKLYIDAKSSAKILQEQQEKYIS is encoded by the exons ATGGATAAAATGAAGATCGAAGAGGTTCAATCAACGGCTAAAAAGCAAAGAATCGCGACTCACACTCACATCAAAGGCCTTGGTCTCGAT GCCACTGGAAATGCAATTCCTTTAACTGCAGGTTTTGTGGGGCAAGCAGAGGCAAGAGAAGCTGCTGGTCTTGTAGTGGACATGATAAGGCAGAAGAAGATGGCTGGCCGTGCTCTTCTGTTGGCTGGGCCTCCTGGTACTGGAAAAACAGCGTTGGCACTTGGAATTTCCCAAGAGCTTGGGAGCAAG GTTCCGTTCTGTCCAATGGTTGGATCTGAAGTATACTCATCAGAAGTAAAGAAAACCGAGGTTTTGATGGAAAACTTCCGACGGGCTATTGGTCTACGtataaaggaaaataaagaggTCTATGAAGGAGAG GTTACTGAACTCTCTCTTGAAGAAACAGAGAGCGTAACAGGTGGTTATGGTAAAAGCATTAGCCATGTAATTATTGGATTGAAAACTGTTAAAGGGACAAAACAACTGAAGCTAGACCCTACAATTTATGATGCCTTGATTAAGGAAAAG GTAGCTGTTGGAGATGTTATATATATTGAAGCTAATAGTGGAGCAGTTAAAAGGGTGGGCAGAAGTGATACTTTTGCGACAGAGTTTGACCTTGAAGCAGAAGAGTATGTTCCACTTCCCAAAGGAGAGGTTCACAAAAAGAAGGAGATAGTGCAG GATGTAACACTCCATGATCTGGATGCTGCCAATGCACGGCCACAAGGGGGGCAGGACATATTGTCTCTAATGGGGCAGATGATGAAGCCCAGGAAGACTGAAATCACTGACAAATTACGACAAGAAATAAACAAG GTAGTTAACCGGTATATTGATGAAGGTGTTGCAGAGCTTGTACCAGGAGTTCTATTCATTGATGAG GTGCATATGCTGGACATGGAGTGCTTTTCATACTTGAATCGTGCTTTAGAGAGCTCACTATCTCCAATAGTAATTTTCGCTACAAATAGAGGCATTTGTAATGTAAG GGGAACTGATATGAATAGTCCTCATGGCATACCTGTTGACTTATTAGACAGATTGGTGATCATCCGTACACAGATTTACGGTCCTTCTGAAATGATACAG ATTTTAGCAATCCGTGCACAGGTGGAAGAATTGGTCGTGGATGAAGAGAGTCTAGCACTGCTAGGAGAGATTGGACAAAGCACATCATTAAG GCATGCAGTTCAGTTGTTATCACCCGCAAGTATCGTGGCAAAAATGAATGGACGGGACGGCATTTGCAAG GCTGATCTAGAGGAAGTAAGCAAGCTATACATAGATGCCAAGTCTTCTGCAAAAATTCTTCAGGAGCAGCAGGAAAAATACATTTCATAA